A genomic stretch from Serratia entomophila includes:
- a CDS encoding TonB-dependent siderophore receptor, whose amino-acid sequence MKRKHLWVLNPCLLAMLAPAAWAEEQKNNDEQVVVSASRSHRTVAEMAQTTWVIESQEIEQQVQGGKEIKDVLAQLIPGMDVSGQGRTNYGMNLRGRSMMVMIDGVRLNSSRSDSRQLDSIDPFNIAHIEVISGATALYGGGSTGGLINIVTKKGQKEQQVELQVGGKTGFGGHNDHDENVAAAVSGGNDNASGRLSVSYQRYGGWYDGKGNEVLIDNTQTGLQYSDRLDVMGTGTINIDDHQQLQLTTQYYKSQSDGDHGLYLGKDFSAVTGDAKAYNGGNLNADRIPGTERHLINLQYSNTDFLGQDLVAQVYYRDESLTFYPFPTLNSTGKAVTSIGASQQKTDFYGGKLTLNSKPVDALTLTYGIDAEHESFNANQQFFDLAKAKQSGGMDLENAYNTGRYPGYTTTNLASFLQASYDINPIFTLSGGVRYQYTENKIDDFVGYNQQQAIATGAATSADAIPGGKTDYNNALFNAGLLAHLTERQQTWFNFSQGFEIPDPGKYYGNGTYALNNGHYQLNKSINVGDSKLEGIKVNAYELGWRYTGDNLRTQIAAYYSLSDKSISINKTDMTINVNSDKRRIYGLEGAVDYFFADSDWSAGSNFNLIRSETKVNGEWKKLVVDTASPSKVTAYVGWAPGDWNLRLQSQQTFDVSDDGDYTKANSTQGRKIDGYNTIDFLGSYALPVGKLSFSVENLLDKQYTTVWGQRAPILYSPTYGSPELYSYKGRGRTFGLNYSVLF is encoded by the coding sequence ATGAAGCGCAAACACCTTTGGGTATTGAATCCGTGTCTGCTGGCGATGCTTGCGCCGGCGGCCTGGGCGGAAGAGCAAAAAAATAACGATGAGCAGGTGGTAGTTTCCGCCAGTCGCTCACACCGCACCGTCGCTGAAATGGCGCAGACCACCTGGGTTATCGAGAGCCAGGAGATTGAGCAACAGGTGCAGGGCGGCAAGGAAATCAAGGACGTGCTGGCGCAGCTGATCCCGGGCATGGACGTCAGCGGCCAGGGCCGCACCAACTACGGCATGAACCTGCGCGGCCGTTCGATGATGGTGATGATCGACGGCGTGCGCCTGAATTCATCGCGCAGCGACAGCCGCCAGCTGGATTCGATCGACCCGTTCAATATCGCTCACATTGAGGTGATCTCCGGCGCCACCGCGCTGTACGGCGGCGGCAGCACCGGCGGCCTGATCAATATCGTCACCAAGAAAGGCCAGAAAGAGCAGCAGGTTGAGCTGCAGGTCGGCGGCAAAACCGGCTTCGGCGGCCACAACGACCACGACGAAAACGTCGCGGCGGCGGTCAGCGGCGGCAACGACAATGCCTCGGGCCGCCTGTCGGTCTCCTATCAGCGCTACGGCGGCTGGTACGACGGCAAAGGCAACGAGGTGCTGATCGACAATACCCAAACCGGCCTGCAGTATTCCGATCGCCTCGACGTGATGGGCACCGGCACCATCAATATCGACGATCACCAGCAGCTGCAGCTGACCACCCAGTATTACAAAAGCCAGTCCGACGGCGATCACGGCCTGTATCTGGGCAAAGACTTCTCGGCGGTCACCGGCGACGCCAAGGCGTACAACGGCGGCAACCTGAACGCCGACCGTATCCCGGGCACCGAGCGCCACCTGATCAACCTGCAGTATTCCAACACCGACTTCCTCGGCCAGGATCTGGTGGCGCAGGTTTATTATCGTGACGAGTCGCTGACCTTCTACCCGTTCCCAACGCTGAATTCGACGGGCAAAGCCGTCACCAGCATCGGCGCCTCCCAGCAGAAAACCGACTTTTACGGCGGCAAGCTGACGCTGAACAGCAAGCCTGTCGACGCCCTGACGCTGACCTATGGCATTGACGCCGAACATGAAAGCTTCAACGCCAATCAGCAGTTCTTCGACCTGGCGAAGGCCAAGCAATCCGGCGGCATGGATTTGGAAAACGCCTACAACACCGGGCGTTATCCGGGCTACACCACCACTAACCTGGCGTCGTTCCTGCAGGCCAGCTACGACATCAACCCGATCTTTACCCTGAGCGGCGGCGTGCGTTATCAGTACACCGAAAACAAGATCGATGACTTCGTCGGCTACAACCAACAGCAAGCCATCGCCACCGGCGCGGCAACCTCCGCCGACGCCATCCCGGGCGGCAAGACCGACTACAATAACGCCCTGTTCAACGCCGGCCTGCTGGCGCACCTGACCGAGCGCCAGCAAACCTGGTTCAACTTCTCGCAGGGCTTCGAGATCCCGGATCCGGGCAAGTATTACGGCAACGGCACCTATGCGCTGAACAACGGCCACTATCAGCTTAACAAGAGCATCAACGTCGGCGACTCCAAGCTGGAAGGCATCAAGGTCAACGCCTACGAGCTCGGCTGGCGCTACACCGGCGACAACCTGCGCACCCAGATCGCCGCCTACTATTCACTGTCCGACAAGAGCATCTCCATCAACAAAACCGACATGACCATTAACGTCAACTCGGACAAGCGCCGCATCTACGGGCTGGAAGGCGCGGTGGACTACTTCTTCGCAGACAGCGACTGGAGCGCCGGCAGCAACTTCAACCTCATCCGCTCCGAGACCAAGGTCAACGGCGAGTGGAAAAAGTTGGTGGTCGACACCGCCAGCCCATCCAAAGTCACCGCTTACGTCGGTTGGGCGCCGGGCGACTGGAACCTGCGCCTGCAGTCGCAGCAGACCTTCGACGTGTCGGACGACGGCGATTACACCAAGGCCAACTCCACCCAAGGCCGCAAGATCGACGGTTACAACACCATCGACTTCCTCGGCAGCTACGCCCTGCCGGTGGGCAAACTCAGCTTCAGCGTGGAAAACCTGCTGGACAAGCAATACACCACCGTTTGGGGCCAGCGCGCGCCGATCCTGTACAGCCCAACCTACGGCTCGCCTGAGCTGTACAGCTATA